Below is a genomic region from Hominilimicola fabiformis.
GATGATATTGAAAAGTATATTGAAAGCAAGAAGAAACTTCTGTTTCTAAAGAAGGAAAGTAAAAAAATAAAGGACTTAGATTACATAAATATTGAATATCAGCAAATAGGAAAATATGTTGATAAAGCAGATGTTTGTGATAAATTGGTTCAAAAAGTTTTAGAGTATCGAAAAATTGAAAAGAATGTTCAACAGACACAACAATCTATAAATGAGATGATTAGAATTCGTGAGCAGTTGATGAAAACTTCAGAAGAGGAGAATATATTTGAGGATGGAAAATGCCCATATTGTGGTTATGTTTGGCAGGAAAAAGAGCAGTTATTAAATAATATTGAAAAAACAACTAATGATGTAAATTCTCTTCTTGGAACGACAGGAAAGCAAATGAAGGAGATAGTAGATACTATTAGTGAAACTTTTCTGCAAAATGTGTGGGGTGACGCTGAAGTTTTAATTTCTGATTTAGAGAGTAATGTGTTGCTTAGTGCTTTTATGGAATTCGATGAAAGTGATATTGTACAGAAATACAAATACATAGAAAAATTTCTAAAAGATAATATGTTTGAGATTTCTTTAACGGATGAGTTTTCTGTAAATAATATGGAAAAGAATATTCAGCAGATTCAGAATGTTATAAAAAATGAAATATGTGTATTACCAGAAGAATATTATCAAAAAAAGAATGAGTACCAATTTGATAGTCTTTTAAAGGAATATTTTTTGTCAATAGAAGAGGTGGCAGAGTTGAAGGAAGGGGATATAGTACAGAAAGCTGAGTTTTTAAAATATAAATTTATTATACAAGAAAGAGATAAAAGCAAAAAGATAGAGAACTTAAAGAGGAAAAAAGAATGTATTGAAGGTGAAATTAGTAAAAAACTTAATCAATACATGAAAGATTGGAAAGCCAGTATTGATAAATATCAAGGCAATATCATTTCACAGGTTGAAATACCTTTTTATATTTATAGTGCAAGAATTTTACAATCGTATCAAGGCGGACAGGGCATATTAATTCGAGATAAGAATGGTAAAGAAGAATTAAATTCTATCAGATTTACAACACCTAATGAGGAACATGATATTTTATACACTATGAGTTCAGGACAATTATCTGGTATTTTGCTTGCATTTTCGTTAGCATTACATAAGATATTTATAGATGCTGGATTGAATATAATGCTAATTGATGATCCGGTTCAGTGCATGGATGATTTGAATATAGTTTCGTTTGTGGAATTAATAAGAACAGAGTTCCCCAATGTTCAATTCTTAATTTCTACACACGAAAATAGTTTCGCTGGGTACATTGGATATAAGTATAAGAAATATAATTTGCCAGTGCAAAGATGT
It encodes:
- a CDS encoding AAA family ATPase, whose amino-acid sequence is MNSTIVINKIFLDNYKLFENFTLDLKNGLNIFDGPNGYGKTSLFDAVEFLITGDIKRVTTCEVLDGKYKYQKVFFAKDYKKDVIIKAEFCKNDKIFVLVKKIEGHKECNSSIDNNPKKLKEITKTYLVYNFDDIEYSDEYLVPLEELKKMQTELFGKTSQTLYTLLYYIQQEDRLAYFKNNETGRMGSINSLFQIDDENQKLKSIQSAKKKISDLVKYLEKQIAELQESLYADFENESGAQVKYRKLLKKDVVWDVEEPIISSPKSLEHTLHILDGVKEIVLNQEQLRNDLKNSKYNDLLNNAMLETQLKAYIIMRYIQDDIEKYIESKKKLLFLKKESKKIKDLDYINIEYQQIGKYVDKADVCDKLVQKVLEYRKIEKNVQQTQQSINEMIRIREQLMKTSEEENIFEDGKCPYCGYVWQEKEQLLNNIEKTTNDVNSLLGTTGKQMKEIVDTISETFLQNVWGDAEVLISDLESNVLLSAFMEFDESDIVQKYKYIEKFLKDNMFEISLTDEFSVNNMEKNIQQIQNVIKNEICVLPEEYYQKKNEYQFDSLLKEYFLSIEEVAELKEGDIVQKAEFLKYKFIIQERDKSKKIENLKRKKECIEGEISKKLNQYMKDWKASIDKYQGNIISQVEIPFYIYSARILQSYQGGQGILIRDKNGKEELNSIRFTTPNEEHDILYTMSSGQLSGILLAFSLALHKIFIDAGLNIMLIDDPVQCMDDLNIVSFVELIRTEFPNVQFLISTHENSFAGYIGYKYKKYNLPVQRCNLKEISTL